From Balneola sp. MJW-20:
TCAGAAAATGATCGGAAGCACCAGTGTTTTCCCTCGATGGATCGAAGACACTAATCGGTTCTGGTATACTTATGAAAATTCAGAAGGCACCTTCTGGTGGTACGTAGATGCTGAACGCGGTTCAAAACGGCCACTATTCGACCGCGACGAACTATCCATGCAGCTTGCGGAGATCTTCAACAAGCCGTTCAATGCCAAGGATCTTGACCTGGACGATTTTACTTATGATGATGATAAGCAGCTTTTCACTTTTAACGTGGAAGACATCGAATTTACCTACAACATCAACGGAAATGATCTGGTAAAGGGTGATTCGGTCAAAGAAGAAGAAAATGAACGCTGGGCAAACTACTCCCCGGACAGCACCTACATCGTCTATGCCAAGAATCATAATCTTTACATGATGAAGTCTGATACTTCTGACACGACGGAATATCAGCTGACCGAAGATGGTGAACGCTGGTTCTCCTATCAGGCTAATGCCGGTGATACTACCACCAACGAAAAGATGCGTGCCCGTGCCCGGTGGTTCGACAATGAGAAAAAGATCGTAGCATCCCGCTCAGACGATCGTGAAGTAGATGAACTCTGGGTGATCAACACCGGAGGTGACAGGCCATCCCTCGAAACTTATAAGTATGCGATGCCGGGTGAAGAGGAAGTAGGTATCGAATATGTTGAGGTATTTGATGTGGAGACTATGGAGAGAACGATCCTTCCGCTGGAAAAATGGGAAGATCAGACTCTGAATGCCGGTTATGGGGACATGCAGACCGGTGATTATGATCCCGATGGTTCAGATGTCATGTATATTTACCGTCTGAACCGAAAAGCATCTATGGTGGACATCATCCGATACGATGCCGCAGAAAATGAGATGAATCTAGTATTTTCAGATACTTCAGAGCCCTACCTGAACTGGGAATGGCAGCAGCTCGAAGTGATCGGTGACGGTGACGAATATATCTGGTGGAGCGAAGAAACCGGATGGGGACACCTTTACCGTTATGACAGTGAAGGTAACCTGATCAATCAGATCACCCGCGGGCCATGGCAGGTAGGCGACATCGTGAAAGTGGATGAGGACGAAGAAACGATCTTCTTTGAAGCGTATGGTCGCGAGCAGGGAGTACACCCGTATTACGCCATGCTCTATAAGGTGAATTTTGATGGCAGCGGACTTCGTCTGCTGACTCCCGAGCCGGCTAACCATAGTATTTCAGAGTCGGAAGAAGGAAATTACTTTGTAGATAATTACTCAACAGTGGATACTGAGCCGGTTTCAGTACTCAGAGATGAAAACGGTCGTGTGATCACAGAGCTTGAGCGTACGGACTTTAGCCAGGCACGAGAGGCCGGCTGGGACACTCCGGAAGTATTCACTGTCAAAGCAGCCGACGGAGCAACCGATATTTATGGTGTGATGTGGAAACCATTCGATTTCGATTCTACTAAATCCTATCCGGTTGTCTCTTATGTATATCCCGGTCCACAGACCGAACCCTTCCCGATCGGTTTCAGTTACCGGGGATCTTCCGGGCGAAATGCCTCATTGGCACAGCTGGGATTTGTGGTATTAGCTATGGGTAACCGGGGCGGTTCTCCGATCCGGTCCAAGTACTATCACACCTAT
This genomic window contains:
- a CDS encoding DPP IV N-terminal domain-containing protein, whose translation is MKKGYYSLTTLFLLLFLAIQSVSAQQKANFELAERFTSDNVQKMIGSTSVFPRWIEDTNRFWYTYENSEGTFWWYVDAERGSKRPLFDRDELSMQLAEIFNKPFNAKDLDLDDFTYDDDKQLFTFNVEDIEFTYNINGNDLVKGDSVKEEENERWANYSPDSTYIVYAKNHNLYMMKSDTSDTTEYQLTEDGERWFSYQANAGDTTTNEKMRARARWFDNEKKIVASRSDDREVDELWVINTGGDRPSLETYKYAMPGEEEVGIEYVEVFDVETMERTILPLEKWEDQTLNAGYGDMQTGDYDPDGSDVMYIYRLNRKASMVDIIRYDAAENEMNLVFSDTSEPYLNWEWQQLEVIGDGDEYIWWSEETGWGHLYRYDSEGNLINQITRGPWQVGDIVKVDEDEETIFFEAYGREQGVHPYYAMLYKVNFDGSGLRLLTPEPANHSISESEEGNYFVDNYSTVDTEPVSVLRDENGRVITELERTDFSQAREAGWDTPEVFTVKAADGATDIYGVMWKPFDFDSTKSYPVVSYVYPGPQTEPFPIGFSYRGSSGRNASLAQLGFVVLAMGNRGGSPIRSKYYHTYGYGDLRDYPLADNKYGIEQLAARHSFVDASRVGIYGHSGGGFMSTAALLTYPGFYDVAVSSAGNHDNNVYNRWWSETHNGVKRKVSTVKEMADDSTEVEKEEITFDAPIETNAELAANLEGHLLLVHGNIDNNVHPANTLRLADALIKAGKRFDMMILPGRRHGFGEYQPYFDRMTWHYFAEHLLGDYRTNVEFNLPQD